A window of the Bacteroidia bacterium genome harbors these coding sequences:
- a CDS encoding SPASM domain-containing protein, producing the protein MRWFELKLFLTHLTFRKAWNYCLLFLSFHLSRVLKRVIHLGNPASIGIEPTNFCNLRCPECPSGLRSFTRPSGMLDPALFQRFIDEVHPNLCYLLLYFQGEPYLNPQFLDLVKYAASQNIITTTSTNGHFLDDTRARETVESGLHRLIISLDGLTQETYQKYRIGGNLEKVLTGIQNVIAWKQKLKSKTPYILLQFIVFRTNEHEIDAVHNLGKKLNVDAVLIKTAQIYDYENGNALIPTQEKYSRYRKLPNGKYQIKNRLENQCWRLWQGMEVTWDGKILPCCFDKDAAYLMGNFPQKTIQEIWRNENYLSFRRTILSGRKNIPMCQNCTEGTKVFE; encoded by the coding sequence ATGCGTTGGTTTGAACTAAAGCTATTCCTTACTCACCTTACTTTCCGGAAGGCGTGGAATTATTGTCTGTTGTTTCTTTCTTTTCATCTTTCAAGGGTTTTAAAGCGGGTTATTCATCTGGGGAATCCTGCCTCTATCGGGATTGAACCTACCAATTTTTGCAATTTAAGATGTCCGGAATGCCCTTCCGGCCTGCGTTCTTTTACGCGGCCAAGCGGTATGCTGGACCCTGCTTTGTTTCAACGCTTTATTGATGAAGTACACCCAAATCTATGCTATTTGCTACTGTACTTTCAAGGAGAACCCTATTTGAATCCACAATTCTTAGACCTCGTTAAATATGCTGCTTCCCAAAATATCATTACTACCACCAGCACAAATGGCCATTTTTTGGATGATACCCGCGCACGTGAAACTGTAGAAAGTGGATTGCACCGCCTGATTATCTCCCTTGACGGCCTGACCCAAGAAACATACCAAAAATATAGAATCGGTGGAAACCTCGAAAAAGTGCTAACCGGTATCCAAAATGTAATCGCGTGGAAACAAAAACTTAAATCAAAAACTCCTTATATCCTACTCCAATTCATCGTTTTCAGAACCAATGAACATGAAATTGACGCTGTACATAATCTTGGCAAAAAGCTAAATGTAGATGCCGTCTTGATTAAAACGGCTCAAATTTATGACTATGAAAATGGTAACGCCCTCATCCCAACCCAAGAAAAATACAGCCGCTACCGAAAACTACCCAATGGAAAATACCAAATCAAAAATAGGTTAGAAAACCAATGCTGGAGGCTCTGGCAAGGCATGGAGGTTACTTGGGATGGAAAAATACTCCCCTGCTGCTTTGATAAAGACGCTGCCTATCTAATGGGAAATTTCCCACAAAAAACAATTCAGGAAATTTGGCGTAATGAAAACTATCTATCATTTAGAAGAACTATTTTATCCGGCAGAAAAAATATCCCTATGTGCCAAAACTGCACCGAAGGAACTAAGGTTTTTGAATAG